A DNA window from Hordeum vulgare subsp. vulgare chromosome 1H, MorexV3_pseudomolecules_assembly, whole genome shotgun sequence contains the following coding sequences:
- the LOC123450975 gene encoding protein timeless homolog isoform X9, translating to MDSAMLSLTCAGLGAAEEDDDGAAVGYVKGEHCLDNLKDLQRLLRRDDPERREVFKQVCKWKIASRDLVPIIENYQSDRNLVITAVKVLVFLTMPVDPLSEDVAQQIEYLWDLKAALTRNVAIAVIVSLLEDPLDHLERTSFAEDDWKLVQLVLTLFRNVLAIQEITLPQKASGEATQLLYLADSFLELMFKENMMDLILVLAQHIDEPSGYLKHENLLLLEIFHYLFLGRDPELIAKVRTDVSKEQVNGDIDTSVDSLRLMMEKEEREKRMFRQRNAENHALNGIFTCLSVDGSKSLCKGNPSSAMSSANSLRKIRNVQRGPQKRIAWDNELLYIPKEGIMEMLRSFMDQFLSGGYNVLMQSVCDDIVKQHDSIETSDNITFFKVVCFVLAFQHEKASNAQKSSAGPQLSETSPGNECDDLPFRGDICGPVAATLNEDMFNVVLSRWRDAYEDLKHSKDYKTLSAAGSLMKNMIGMIYLVVKVHPEDSRESQTARVLLYKLFYDQTERGLTKFLLNLFRSFDTHKQPKSALADLLETVHIMLQLMEKLQARGALRVAKRTRKGRKRKTSEDKHESTKLETENVEQSYIDPTDGTKAASDSLPDLGSEDPLAEPTLSEQVKVDSDGTDLPDTIVDTAVNLESTTQLGGDPSSAGSGEKERNPINEEDDTCTTQLGGDPSSAGSGEKKRNPINEEEDTCTTQLGGDPSSAGSGEKKRNPINEEEDTCTTQLGGDPSSAGSAEKKRNTINEEEDASDSSSDDGPPATSEVDFDVSRLISSLANNSVVQNICWLLKYYKTNSFRTNHYIICMLRRFCEDLDVSPMLYQLSLLTTFYDILAEQKSSSSKEYANIVNFLSKIVRKLVRAMKKQPLLFVDTLFWKTKKECHCIDADYLLNELKGDGYSKGSEVGSSKGWGGSVNIADSLGDDEADYDIPHEPYDGDKNGDSSSGEREGDTQKSMGARDKRSILLSLSDSEAEDNDRTTISRGSQNKEAPKRRGRSIFNEEQEKLIRDLHEKYKDDRKCSHLIAEALDPSGKISSAQISRKLTQLGLRNVTRRTKVPEASLSAEGLVAQPQNDMLDDPQPESTRRRRKRLHRLSSKDDNNDNHPVSSDEETLQALKARTKNKEPPSVDLSRSKSRHQEAPQGTYSDDETIGSLLRGKKRRLSSTSDVTENKQEHQESSKNIGPGVETTSSNVMDAPLHPELNPSNDNGGDAGEAVLLDDFSEPELDGSEDAEQRIVDDKDMSESGDMTGSNASQKAGSKRRLRMVLDDDDDE from the exons ATGGACTCGGCGATGCTCTCGCTCACCTGCGCCGGCCTCGGGGCcgcggaggaggacgacgacggggCCGCCGTCGGCTACGTCAAGGGCGAACACTGCCTCG ACAACCTGAAGGATCTGCAGAGGCTGCTGCGGCGGGACGACCCGGAGCGGCGGGAGGTCTTCAAGCAGGTCTGCAAGTGGAAGATCGCGTCCAGGGATCTGGTGCCCATCATCGAGAACTACCAATCCGACCGCAACCTCGTCATCACGGCAG TGAAAGTGCTGGTATTCCTTACCATGCCTGTCGATCCTTTGTCAGAGGATGTTGCTCAACAGATAGAGTATCTGTGGGATTTGAAGGCTGCACTGACACGGAATGTTGCAATCGCAGTGATTGTGTCTCTTCTTGAGGACCCATTGGATCATCTGGAAAG AACTTCATTCGCGGAAGATGACTGGAAGCTAGTACAGCTGGTGCTTACTTTATTCCGCAACGTCTTGGCCATTCAAGAAATCACATTGCCTCAGAAGGCATCTGGGGAAGCTACCCAGTTATTGTACCTGGCTGACAGCTTTTTAGAGCTCATGTTTAAAGAAAATATGATGGACCTAATCTTAGTGCTAGCTCAACATATTGATGAGCCCTCTGGTTATCTCAAGCATGAAAACCTTCTTTTGTTGGAAATCTTTCATTATCTTTTCTTGGGCCGGGACCCAGAATTGATCGCCAAAGTTCGTACAGATGTCTCAAAG GAGCAGGTCAATGGAGATATTGATACATCAGTTGATTCATTGAGATTGATGATGGAGAAGGAAGAGAGGGAAAAAAGGATGTTCAGGCAGCGAAACGCGGAGAATCACGCACTCAATGGAATTTTTACATGCCTTTCAGTG GATGGGTCTAAATCATTGTGCAAAGGGAATCCCAGCTCAGCAATGTCATCTGCAAATAGCCTCCGGAAAATACGTAATGTCCAAAGAGGCCCTCAGAAAAGGATAGCATGGGATAATGAACTTCTTTACATACCAAAGGAGGGTATTATGGAAATGCTAAGAAGTTTCATGGATCAATTTTTATCTGGAGGATATAATG TCCTGATGCAGTCTGTTTGTGATGATATCGTGAAGCAGCATGATTCTATCGAGACATCTGATAACATTACATTCTTCAAAGTCGTTTGCTTTGTCTTAGCTTTTCAACACGAGAAAGCATCAAATGCGCAG AAATCTAGTGCTGGGCCCCAGCTGTCCGAGACTTCACCAGGCAATGAATGTGATGATCTGCCGTTTCGTGGTGACATATGTGGACCTGTTGCAGCCACATTAAATGAAGACATGTTCAATGTAGTCTTGTCGAGGTGGCGTGATGCCTATGAAGACCTGAAGCATTCTAAGGATTACAAAACTCTTTCAGCTGCTGGCTCCTTAATGAAGAACATG ATTGGCATGATATATTTGGTGGTAAAAGTTCATCCTGAAGATTCAAGGGAATCTCAAACAGCCCGTGTTTTACTGTATAAGCTGTTCTATGATCAGACAGAAAGAGGCCTCACTAAGTTTCTCCTGAACTTGTTCAGATCTTTTGATACTCATAAGCAACCAAAAAG TGCTCTTGCGGATTTACTAGAAACAGTTCATATCATGCTACAGCTGATGGAGAAGCTTCAAGCACGTGGTGCTTTAAGG GTTGCGAAAAGGACAAGAAAGGGCAGAAAAAGGAAGACGTCAGAGGACAAACATGAGAGTACCAAACTTGAAACAGAGAATGTGGAGCAGAGCTATATAGACCCAACAGATGGGACTAAAGCTGCATCTGATTCACTTCCAGATTTGGGAAGTGAGGATCCTCTAGCAGAACCTACTCTCTCGGAGCAAGTGAAAGTTGATTCCGATGGCACAGATCTGCCAGATACAATTGTGGATACGGCTGTTAATCTGGAGAGCACAACACAGCTTGGAGGTGATCCATCTTCTGCAGGCAGTGGTGAAAAGGAAAGAAATCCCATTAATGAAGAGGATGATACTTGTACCACACAGCTTGGAGGTGATCCATCTTCTGCAGGCAGTGGTGAAAAGAAAAGAAACCCCATTAATGAAGAGGAAGATACTTGTACCACACAGCTTGGAGGTGATCCATCTTCTGCAGGCAGTggtgaaaagaaaagaaatcccATTAATGAAGAGGAAGATACTTGTACCACACAGCTTGGAGGTGATCCATCTTCTGCAGGCAGTgctgaaaagaaaagaaataccaTTAATGAAGAGGAAGATGCTTCAGATTCTTCAAGTGATGATGGCCCCCCAGCTACAAGTGAAGTTGATTTTGACGTATCGCGGTTAATATCCAGCCTAGCCAACAATTCTGTTGTCCAAAATATATGCTGGTTGTTGAAGTACTATAAGACTAACTCCTTTCGAACAAACCATTACATCATATGCATGCTGCGGAGATTCTGTGAAGATCTAGATGTGTCACCAATGCTATATCAG CTATCGCTTCTGACTACTTTCTATGATATATTAGCTGAACAGAAGTCTTCGAGTTCAAAGGAGTATGCAAATATTGTAAATTTTCTTTCTAAAATTGTAAGGAAGTTGGTGAGAGCAATGAAAAAACAGCCACTGTTATTTGTTGATACACTCTtttggaagacaaaaaaggaatgCCACTGCATTGATGCTGATTATCTACTGAATGAGCTCAAGGGAGATGGTTACAGTAAGGGTAGTGAAGTTGGTTCAAGTAAGGGATGGGGAGGTTCAGTAAATATAGCAGATTCTCTTGGTGATGATGAAGCTGACTATGATATACCACATGAACCATATGATGGTGATAA GAATGGAGATTCATCTTCTGGTGAACGGGAAGGCGATACTCAGAAGAGCATGGGCGCCAGAGACAAAAGGAGCATATTACTGTCACTTTCAGACAGTGAAGCTGAGGATAATGATAG GACTACTATATCTAGAGGCTCTCAGAATAAAGAGGCCCCAAAGAGACGAGGGCGATCCATTTTTAATGAAGAGCAAGAGAAGCTTATCAGAGATCTTCATGAGAA ATATAAGGATGACCGCAAATGCAGTCATCTAATTGCTGAAGCTCTAGATCCCAGTGGAAAGATATCGTCGGCTCAAATTTCTCGAAAGCTTACACAGCTAGGTCTCAGGAATGTCACTAGGAGGACAAAAGTTCCAGAGGCATCTCTTTCAGCAGAAGGTCTGGTTGCACAACCGCAAAACGACATGCTGGATGATCCCCAGCCAGAAAGCACACG GCGCAGAAGGAAAAGACTACATCGGTTAAGCAGTaaggatgacaacaacgataatcatCCAGTATCATCTGATGAAGAAACATTGCAAGCACTTAAGGCCAG AACCAAAAATAAGGAGCCGCCTTCAGTGGACCTTTCACGGAGTAAATCACGGCATCAAGAGGCTCCGCAAGGGACATATTCTGATGATGAGACCATAGGATCTCTGCTTAG
- the LOC123451034 gene encoding uncharacterized protein LOC123451034 produces MSMAVPSSLRALAAPALRPHPLMRSGAARPSPPHGAARGMMLMARRRGVAAAAAAVAADAEWLERLPEKKKPLYAHSLPCIEAWLRSVGFAQSREDRAVWVAETPLWHARLSLDVTDLHIRYLKSGPGNLEKDMERRFSYALSREDIENAILGGP; encoded by the exons ATGTCCATGGCGGTGCCGAGCTCGCTCCGCGCCCTGGCTGCCCCAGCCCTCCGCCCCCACCCTCTCATGAGGAGCGGGGCCGCGCGCCCGTCGCCGCCGCACGGAGCCGCGCGGGGGATGATGTTGATGGCCCGGCGGAGGGGCGtggcggctgcggcggcggcggtggcggcggacgcGGAGTGGCTGGAGCGGctgccggagaagaagaagccgCTGTACGCGCACAGCCTGCCGTGCATCGAGGCGTGGCTGCGCAGCGTCGGGTTCGCGCAGTCCCGCGAGGACCGCGCCGTCTGGGTCGCCGAGACGCCGCTCTGGCACGCCCGCCTCAGCCTCGACGTCACCGACCTCCACATCAG ATACCTGAAGAGCGGCCCCGGGAACCTGGAGAAGGACATGGAGAGGAGGTTCAGCTACGCCCTGAGCAGAGAAGACATCGAGAACGCCATCCTCGGCGGACCTTGA